In Apium graveolens cultivar Ventura chromosome 10, ASM990537v1, whole genome shotgun sequence, the following are encoded in one genomic region:
- the LOC141690378 gene encoding uncharacterized protein LOC141690378 — protein sequence MDTREASTLITSNNSDDDSSLSFTYAWAKEAALLFQTGNFSDCLKLLNQLLRYKPADPKILHNIAVVENSEDGFSNPKKFIEVINDVKKRSEELASASVENLEVSNSESNIVAVSNGNSSLAPQSSAANNSKIVQNAEFSTHVASFNIAVTWFNLCEYSKSFSILEPLYQKVAPISEGIALRICLLLLDAALLSQHTLRSAEVIDYVEKISCVTSMINQGENVSHDQLQPPSLVTKSSSVPNSTSIPDTSSGDSSTNTSEISLSRSLSEEAEYENLFSTLDMSGKNLSRPSILHSLNDISRTQVDDSFPITDLRLKLHLYKVRFLLLTRNPKAAKREVKMAMNIARGNNSMVLFLKAQLEYAGGNHPKAIKLLMASSNRMEIGISIMFYNNLGCIHYQLGRYQTSALYFSKALSISSAMRKEKPRTHTSLSSDKWLLVTYNCGMQYLACGKPILAARCFHKASLFFYNRPLLWLRIAECCLMALEKGLLDSDGDLSSRSEVKVHVIGKGKWRHLVMEDRVLRNSQAGFVGRKDSAIRNNDKQLKLSMSLARQCLLNALQLLNSSESVHLTSGLPSDLAIEEKTYSNNTNYKGVSDSQEHNMAVVSGQLANGELKEAKRASFLNATLQNSISDYEDMCRKEIQIIRQSVLADLAYVELELGNPLKALSTARTLLKIAECSKIYSYLGNCFAAEALCLLNRSKEAAEHLLIYLSSGNIVEHPFTQEDCKLWRVGKPVECEDSNGGPVAAKNASVGDWQVFELNPEEARGTLYADLATISAIQGDLEQANRFASLALSAIPNSPEAILTAIYLDLVSGKPHEAVKKLKTCSCISFLDDSFAVKGSL from the exons ATGGACACGCGAGAAGCTTCTACACTAATCACATCCAACAATTCTGATGACGATTCCTCACTCTCTTTCACTTACGCCTGGGCCAAAGAAGCTGCTTTGCTCTTCCAGACTGGCAACTTCTCCGATTGTCTCAAATTGCTCAATCAGCTTTTGCGCTACAAACCTGCCGATCCCAAG ATTCTGCATAATATTGCTGTTGTAGAAAACTCTGAAGATGGATTTTCAAATCCAAAGAAATTTATCGAAGTCATAAATGATGTGAAG AAACGAAGTGAAGAGCTTGCTAGTGCATCCGTAGAAAATTTAGAGGTTAGCAATTCAGAGAGTAATATTGTGGCAGTATCGAATGGAAATAGTAGTTTGGCACCCCAATCCTCTGCTGCAAATAATTCCAAAATTGTTCAGAATGCAGAGTTTTCCACACATGTAGCATCTTTCAACATA GCTGTTACGTGGTTTAATCTTTGCGAGTATTCAAAGTCGTTTTCTATTCTGGAGCCACTTTATCAAAAAGTTGCACCTATAAGTGAG GGGATTGCCCTTCGTATATGCCTTTTGTTGCTCGATGCTGCCTTGCTTTCCCAACATACCCTGAGATCTGCT GAAGTGATTGACTATGTGGAAAAGATATCTTGCGTCACTAGCATGATCAATCAAGGTGAAAATGTTAGCCATGACCAACTACAGCCTCCGAGCCTGGTGACAAAATCTTCTTCAGTTCCTAACAGCACATCTATTCCCGATACATCCAGTGGTGATTCTAGTACAAATACATCTGAAATTTCTTTGTCTAGAAGTTTATCGGAAGAAGCAGAATATGAAAACTTATTTTCAACTCTTGACATGAGTGGGAAAAACCTATCAAGACCATCCATTCTCCATTCTTTAAATGACATATCGAGAACCCAGGTTGACGATTCTTTTCCAATCACTGATTTGAGACTCAAGTTGCATCTATACAAGGTTCGGTTTCTTCTTCTCACCAGGAACCCTAAGGCAGCCAAACGTGAGGTTAAAATGGCTATGAACATAGCTAGGGGAAATAATTCTATGGTTTTATTTTTGAAAGCTCAGCTTGAATATGCCGGTGGAAATCATCCTAAAGCAATTAAGCTTTTGATGGCTTCAAGCAATCGAATGGAAATCGGAATTTCTATCATGTTCTACAACAATCTCGGTTGTATCCATTATCAACTTGGCAGATATCAAACATCAGCTTTATACTTCTCTAAGGCATTAAGTATTAGCTCAGCAATGAGGAAGGAAAAGCCTCGTACACACACTAGCCTCTCATCGGATAAGTGGCTCCTTGTTACTTATAATTGTGGTATGCAGTACTTAGCTTGTGGCAAGCCTATCCTTGCTGCTCGATGTTTCCACAAAGCCAGTTTATTTTTTTACAATCGGCCTCTCTTATGGCTAAGGATCGCTGAATGCTGTCTGATGGCGCTTGAAAAGGGATTATTGGATTCCGATGGAGATTTATCAAGCAGATCAGAGGTTAAAGTCCATGTTATTGGGAAGGGAAAGTGGAGACATCTTGTAATGGAAGACAGGGTTTTAAGAAACAGCCAGGCAGGTTTTGTTGGTCGAAAAGATTCAGCGATCCGTAATAATGATAAACAACTTAAACTTTCAATGTCTCTGGCTCGTCAGTGCCTATTAAATGCATTACAGCTGCTAAACTCTTCTGAGTCTGTGCACTTGACCTCTGGTTTGCCTTCTGATTTAGCTATTGAGGAAAAAACATATTCTAATAATACCAACTATAAGGGTGTATCTGATTCTCAGGAACATAATATGGCAGTTGTTTCAGGTCAGCTTGCAAACGGAGAATTGAAAGAAGCAAAGCGTGCAAGTTTTCTAAATGCTACTTTACAAAACTCCATTTCTGACTATGAAGATATGTGCAGAAAAGAAATTCAGATAATCAGACAATCCGTTCTTGCTGATTTGGCATATGTGGAGTTGGAACTAGGAAATCCCTTGAAAGCCTTGTCAACTGCAAGGACTCTCCTGAAAATTGCAGAGTGCTCCAAAATATACAGTTACTTGGGCAATTGTTTCGCAGCTGAGGCTCTCTGCCTGCTCAATCGTTCGAAGGAAGCTGCAGAGCATTTGCTGATCTATCTTTCTAGTGGAAACATTGTTGAACATCCTTTCACTCAAGAAGACTGTAAATTGTGGCGGGTAGGAAAACCCGTGGAATGTGAGGATTCAAACGGTGGTCCTGTGGCTGCCAAAAATGCTTCAGTTGGTGATTGGCAAGTTTTTGAACTCAATCCTGAAGAGGCACGGGGAACTCTCTATGCAGACCTAGCTACCATTTCTGCAATACAGGGTGACCTTGAGCAAGCCAATAGATTTGCCAGCCTAGCATTGTCTGCCATACCAAACAGCCCTGAAGCCATTTTAACTGCAATTTACTTGGATCTCGTGTCAGGGAAGCCCCATGAAGCTGTCAAAAAGCTGAAAACCTGCAGTTGTATTAGTTTCCTTGATGACAGTTTTGCAGTAAAAGGATCGTTATGA